A part of Aquibium oceanicum genomic DNA contains:
- a CDS encoding F0F1 ATP synthase subunit epsilon: MAEAFKFELVSPERLLVSEDVESVVIPGAEGEMTVMADHAPVMTTIKPGVVTVNTAGGKTDRYVVFGGFADILPEGCTLLAESATHVDKLNREELTRRIQEAREDLSDASEHHERTRLEEYLGQLTTLEGAILPA; the protein is encoded by the coding sequence ATGGCTGAAGCGTTCAAATTCGAACTGGTCTCGCCCGAGCGGCTTCTCGTTTCCGAGGATGTCGAGTCGGTCGTCATTCCCGGTGCGGAAGGCGAGATGACCGTGATGGCGGACCATGCGCCGGTGATGACGACGATCAAGCCGGGCGTCGTCACCGTGAACACGGCAGGCGGCAAGACCGACCGTTACGTGGTGTTCGGCGGCTTCGCCGACATCCTGCCGGAAGGCTGCACGCTGCTCGCCGAATCGGCCACGCATGTCGACAAGCTCAACCGCGAGGAACTGACCCGTCGTATCCAGGAAGCCCGCGAGGACCTTTCCGACGCTTCCGAGCACCATGAGCGCACGCGGCTGGAAGAGTATCTCGGTCAGCTGACCACGCTGGAAGGCGCGATCCTGCCGGCGTGA
- a CDS encoding divergent polysaccharide deacetylase family protein, with amino-acid sequence MTKELERPLGQERRRESTKRGWGFPRPSRIGGMALAAAIVAAGGYIALQPDPFRTPAVEARTSVAADAADAETVVALQKAETPPAEPASAARTPGPSIIKLSPESGDAKNVIVIRDPSAVGQDLRVAHLPDRALLEQSESGPLPVRAADGRRAVDVYARPWSGARGARVAIVIGGLGLSQTGTQEAIEKLPPEVTLAFAPQGNSIGRWMQAARRDGHEIMMQLPLEPFDYPRVNPGRNTLTTDADEQQNISNLHWTLSRTTNFIGVMNYMGARFATDRAAFAPVMEEIGARGLLYLDDGSSARSLAGELAAKNKVPFAQGDAVIDEARDRGAVLKKLDQLEATARARGYALGTGSAFDTTVDAVASWVREAKKRGIEIVPVSAVAVDPEKRN; translated from the coding sequence GTGACCAAGGAACTCGAACGTCCCCTCGGGCAGGAAAGGCGTCGGGAATCCACCAAGCGCGGCTGGGGTTTTCCTCGTCCGTCCCGCATCGGCGGCATGGCGCTTGCAGCCGCCATCGTCGCAGCCGGCGGCTACATAGCGCTCCAGCCTGACCCGTTCCGCACCCCTGCCGTGGAGGCCAGGACCTCCGTTGCAGCCGATGCGGCCGACGCCGAGACCGTCGTCGCGCTCCAGAAGGCGGAAACGCCTCCAGCCGAACCCGCCTCCGCCGCCAGGACACCCGGTCCCTCCATCATCAAGCTCTCGCCCGAATCGGGTGACGCCAAGAACGTCATCGTGATCCGAGATCCCTCCGCCGTCGGACAGGATCTGCGGGTGGCGCATCTGCCCGACAGGGCACTCCTGGAACAATCCGAATCGGGTCCGCTCCCGGTCCGCGCCGCCGATGGCCGCCGGGCGGTGGACGTCTATGCCCGGCCGTGGTCCGGTGCGCGCGGCGCGCGGGTGGCGATCGTCATCGGCGGGCTCGGGCTTTCACAGACGGGCACGCAGGAAGCCATCGAGAAGCTTCCGCCGGAGGTCACGCTCGCCTTCGCGCCGCAGGGTAACAGCATCGGCCGCTGGATGCAGGCCGCGCGCCGCGACGGCCACGAGATCATGATGCAGCTTCCGCTGGAGCCTTTCGATTATCCGCGCGTCAATCCCGGCCGCAACACGTTGACGACCGATGCCGACGAGCAGCAGAACATTTCCAACCTCCACTGGACCCTGTCGCGCACGACCAACTTCATCGGCGTCATGAACTACATGGGCGCCCGCTTCGCCACCGACCGCGCCGCCTTCGCCCCGGTGATGGAAGAGATCGGCGCGCGTGGCCTGCTCTATCTCGACGACGGATCGTCGGCGCGCAGCCTTGCGGGCGAACTCGCCGCCAAGAACAAGGTCCCGTTCGCCCAGGGCGATGCCGTCATCGACGAGGCGCGGGACCGCGGTGCGGTCCTCAAGAAGCTCGACCAGCTCGAGGCGACCGCCCGCGCCAGGGGCTACGCACTCGGGACCGGTTCGGCCTTCGACACTACGGTCGATGCCGTCGCCTCATGGGTCCGCGAAGCCAAGAAGCGGGGGATCGAGATCGTGCCTGTGTCGGCCGTGGCGGTGGACCCCGAGAAAAGGAACTGA
- a CDS encoding primosomal protein N' — MKPDSQPSRVVPVLVPMPAERPYSYSVPAGMQVGPGSIVRVPLGPRQVAGIVWDGDGGSVDPKKLRPIEEVFDCPRVTYDMRRFVDWIAEYTLSPPGMVARMLLRAPAAFDPEPWVEAIERTDAAPDRMTAARGRVLETADTGLAWTRSGLAHAAGVSSTVIDGLKAQGVFRDVMLPPRPVVAPPDPSYAAPQLMPDQERAAVTLTEKVSAGTFSVTLIDGVTGSGKTEVYFEAIAAALKNGRQVLILLPEIALTHAFLERFQDRFGAKPAEWHSDLPPRMREKVWRQVAEGQVRVVAGARSALFLPFRELGLVVVDEEHDPAYKQEDRVYYNARDMAVVRGHIGGFPVVLASATPSLESRVNALSGRYDRVALPARFAEAALPDLKAIDMRRAPPARGGFLSPVLLDETRRTLERGEQSLFFLNRRGYAPLTLCRVCGHRFQCPDCSSWLVEHRFRGQLVCHHCGHNEPRPEACPECGTLDHLVACGPGVERIAEEAVGHFPEARIIVLSSDMLGGVRRLRLELEAISKGEADIVIGTQLVAKGHNFPNMTLVGIVDADLGLANGDPRAAERTFQLLSQVTGRAGRTGKKSLGLLQTYQPEHPVMKAIVSGDAEAFYERETEERQRAGMPPFGRLAGIIVSAATRQEAESHARALRRAAPAAPDIQVLGPAEAPLALIGGRHRFRLLIHGERRSDIQKFARTLLAAAERPRGSVRVQVDIDPQSFL; from the coding sequence ATGAAACCAGATTCGCAGCCATCCAGGGTCGTGCCCGTACTGGTGCCGATGCCGGCCGAACGGCCCTATTCCTATTCCGTGCCGGCCGGAATGCAGGTCGGGCCGGGCTCCATCGTGCGCGTTCCGCTCGGACCGCGGCAGGTGGCGGGCATCGTATGGGACGGCGACGGCGGGAGCGTCGATCCGAAGAAGCTGAGGCCCATCGAGGAGGTCTTCGACTGTCCGCGCGTGACCTACGACATGCGGCGCTTCGTCGACTGGATCGCCGAATACACGCTCTCGCCGCCGGGCATGGTGGCCCGCATGCTGCTGCGCGCGCCGGCCGCCTTCGACCCCGAGCCGTGGGTCGAGGCGATCGAGCGCACGGATGCCGCGCCTGACCGCATGACCGCGGCGCGCGGCCGCGTGCTCGAGACCGCCGATACCGGCCTCGCCTGGACGCGCTCGGGTCTCGCTCACGCCGCCGGGGTTTCCTCGACCGTCATCGACGGGCTGAAGGCGCAAGGGGTGTTTCGCGACGTGATGCTGCCGCCTCGCCCGGTGGTGGCGCCGCCCGATCCGTCCTACGCGGCGCCGCAACTCATGCCGGACCAGGAGCGCGCGGCCGTGACGCTGACGGAAAAAGTGTCGGCCGGGACGTTCTCCGTCACGCTGATCGACGGCGTGACCGGCTCCGGCAAGACTGAGGTCTATTTCGAGGCCATCGCCGCGGCGTTGAAGAACGGTCGGCAGGTGCTGATCCTGCTGCCCGAGATCGCGCTGACGCATGCCTTTTTGGAGCGCTTCCAGGATCGCTTCGGCGCCAAACCGGCCGAATGGCACTCGGACCTGCCGCCGCGAATGCGCGAAAAGGTCTGGCGCCAAGTGGCGGAAGGCCAGGTGCGCGTCGTCGCGGGGGCGCGCTCGGCACTCTTCCTGCCGTTTCGCGAATTGGGCCTCGTCGTCGTCGACGAGGAGCACGATCCCGCCTACAAGCAGGAGGATCGCGTCTACTACAACGCCCGCGACATGGCGGTGGTGCGCGGCCACATCGGCGGCTTCCCGGTGGTGCTCGCCTCGGCCACGCCGTCTCTCGAAAGCCGCGTCAACGCGCTGTCGGGACGATACGACCGCGTTGCCCTGCCCGCCCGCTTCGCGGAAGCGGCGCTGCCGGACCTCAAGGCGATCGACATGCGCCGTGCGCCGCCGGCGCGCGGCGGCTTCCTGTCGCCGGTGCTACTCGACGAAACGCGGCGCACGCTGGAGCGCGGCGAACAGTCGCTGTTCTTCCTCAACCGGCGCGGCTACGCCCCGCTCACCCTCTGCCGGGTCTGCGGCCACCGCTTCCAGTGTCCCGACTGTTCGAGCTGGCTTGTCGAGCACCGTTTTCGCGGCCAGCTCGTCTGCCACCATTGCGGCCATAACGAGCCGCGGCCGGAAGCCTGCCCGGAATGCGGCACGCTCGACCATCTGGTCGCCTGCGGGCCGGGGGTGGAGCGCATCGCCGAGGAGGCGGTCGGCCATTTTCCCGAGGCGCGCATCATCGTGCTCTCGTCCGACATGCTGGGCGGGGTGCGCCGCCTGCGGCTGGAACTGGAAGCAATCTCCAAGGGCGAGGCCGACATCGTCATCGGCACGCAACTCGTCGCGAAGGGCCACAATTTTCCCAACATGACGCTGGTCGGCATCGTTGATGCCGACCTCGGGCTTGCAAACGGAGACCCGCGCGCGGCCGAGCGCACCTTCCAGCTGCTCAGTCAGGTCACCGGCCGCGCAGGCCGCACCGGCAAGAAGAGCCTCGGGCTGCTTCAGACCTACCAACCGGAGCATCCGGTGATGAAGGCGATCGTGTCGGGCGACGCGGAAGCCTTCTACGAACGCGAGACCGAGGAGCGCCAGCGGGCGGGAATGCCGCCTTTCGGCCGGCTGGCCGGCATCATTGTCAGCGCCGCCACGCGCCAGGAGGCGGAATCGCATGCCCGCGCCCTGCGGCGTGCCGCGCCGGCGGCGCCTGACATCCAGGTGCTCGGCCCGGCCGAGGCGCCGCTGGCGCTGATCGGCGGCCGCCACCGCTTCCGTTTGCTGATCCACGGCGAGCGCCGCTCCGACATCCAGAAGTTCGCCCGCACGCTGCTTGCCGCGGCCGAACGCCCGCGCGGCTCGGTGCGGGTGCAGGTCGACATCGACCCGCAGAGCTTTCTCTGA
- a CDS encoding ASCH domain-containing protein produces the protein MQTLGVVPRLFPDIVSGRKTSTIRWREGPIVTGLLRYVCDGNPNLTAVVRVTRVTTMPLREAARYLGREAVWPDTVMLEGMREHYPEISLDDPVEIIEHLTPDQTAELLSDSNA, from the coding sequence ATGCAAACTCTCGGCGTCGTCCCCCGATTGTTCCCTGATATCGTTTCGGGGAGAAAGACCTCGACCATCCGCTGGCGCGAGGGACCCATCGTTACCGGGCTCCTGCGATACGTCTGCGACGGCAACCCCAATCTCACGGCCGTCGTGCGGGTGACCAGGGTCACCACAATGCCGCTTCGCGAAGCCGCTCGCTATCTCGGTCGGGAGGCGGTCTGGCCCGATACGGTGATGCTAGAGGGCATGCGGGAACACTATCCGGAGATCTCGCTCGACGATCCGGTCGAGATCATCGAGCACCTCACTCCGGACCAGACTGCCGAACTCCTTTCCGATTCGAACGCATGA
- a CDS encoding MFS transporter: MTDPDANAPASQSLGWMIPAMGVAQICSWGSIFYSFPLIAEAMRVDLGWDKPALYLAATLGVLCAAACAYPVGAAIDRGFGRYVMGGASVLAGLLFFAWSQVTSIAVFYAVFAVLGALQAALLYDPAFAVIARRVGAANARRSITALTLWGGFASTVFVPLDQLLIDQFGWRGALMVLGGINILVCGGIYSTIIDPARDRAPPARSVTDTPPLAGLAAVAWAFRRPAFWMLMLAYVSYAAAYFALTFHLYPLLLERGLDAASVVIVMAVFGPSQVAGRVLIWTFAPNIPVRILGSIVVPAFPLALAGFAFAPPDLLVLAAVSAVLGAANGMITIVRGLAVPEMVSRDAYGAINGALIAPMNVMQALAPLAAAWAWSATGGYDAVLTAMLGASFLLVISFWVAAAVSRP; encoded by the coding sequence GTGACGGATCCAGACGCCAACGCACCCGCATCCCAAAGCCTCGGCTGGATGATCCCGGCCATGGGGGTGGCGCAGATCTGTTCGTGGGGGTCGATCTTCTACAGTTTCCCCCTGATCGCGGAGGCCATGCGGGTCGATCTCGGATGGGACAAGCCGGCGCTCTATCTCGCCGCCACGCTCGGGGTCCTGTGCGCGGCGGCTTGCGCCTATCCCGTGGGCGCGGCGATCGACCGGGGCTTCGGCCGCTACGTGATGGGCGGCGCATCCGTTCTTGCCGGGCTGCTCTTCTTCGCCTGGTCGCAGGTGACCAGCATCGCCGTCTTCTATGCCGTCTTCGCCGTGCTCGGCGCGCTCCAGGCGGCGCTGCTCTACGATCCGGCCTTTGCCGTCATCGCCCGCCGCGTCGGCGCCGCAAATGCGCGGCGCTCGATCACGGCGCTGACGCTGTGGGGCGGTTTCGCCTCCACCGTGTTCGTTCCCCTCGACCAGTTGCTGATCGACCAGTTCGGATGGCGAGGCGCGCTGATGGTGCTGGGCGGCATCAACATCCTGGTCTGCGGCGGCATCTACTCGACCATCATCGATCCGGCCAGGGACCGCGCCCCGCCAGCACGCTCCGTGACGGACACGCCGCCGCTCGCCGGACTTGCGGCCGTAGCATGGGCGTTCCGCCGCCCCGCCTTCTGGATGCTGATGCTCGCCTACGTCTCCTACGCGGCGGCCTATTTCGCGCTGACATTCCACCTCTATCCGCTGCTATTGGAGCGCGGCCTGGACGCCGCTTCGGTGGTGATCGTCATGGCCGTCTTCGGGCCTTCGCAGGTCGCGGGCCGGGTCCTGATCTGGACCTTTGCGCCGAACATCCCCGTCCGCATTCTCGGTTCGATCGTCGTGCCGGCCTTCCCGCTCGCGCTGGCGGGCTTCGCCTTTGCGCCGCCGGACCTCCTGGTGCTCGCCGCCGTCTCGGCGGTCCTCGGTGCCGCGAACGGCATGATCACTATCGTGCGCGGGCTGGCCGTGCCCGAAATGGTCAGCCGCGACGCCTACGGCGCGATCAACGGCGCCCTGATCGCGCCGATGAACGTGATGCAGGCGCTCGCCCCACTCGCCGCAGCCTGGGCGTGGTCGGCGACCGGCGGCTACGATGCCGTGCTGACCGCGATGCTCGGCGCCTCCTTCCTGCTCGTGATAAGCTTCTGGGTGGCCGCCGCGGTCTCGAGACCATGA
- a CDS encoding F0F1 ATP synthase subunit gamma: protein MASLKDLRNRIASVKATQKITKAMQMVAAAKLRRAQEAAEAARPYSQRMSKVLANIAGAVSGGDAPALMTGTGKDDVHLLVVCTAERGLCGGFNSQIARLAREHVRRLQREGKEVKIITVGKKGADILRRDFARLIIERIELREVKQVGFVNADAIAKKIIQLFNEGGFDVCTLFYSEFKSVISQVPTAQQIIPASAPVAEEGDAANGGAVYEYEPEAGEILADLIPRNISVQIFRALLENAAGEMGAKMSAMDNATRNAGDMISRLTITYNRQRQAQITKELIEIISGAEAL, encoded by the coding sequence ATGGCTTCACTAAAGGATCTGCGCAACCGCATCGCCTCGGTGAAGGCGACGCAGAAGATCACCAAGGCGATGCAGATGGTCGCCGCGGCGAAGCTGCGGCGCGCGCAAGAGGCCGCGGAAGCCGCGCGTCCCTATTCGCAGCGCATGAGCAAGGTGCTCGCCAACATTGCGGGCGCCGTGTCGGGCGGCGACGCACCGGCGCTGATGACAGGCACGGGCAAGGACGACGTGCACCTGCTCGTCGTGTGCACCGCCGAGCGCGGCCTGTGCGGCGGCTTCAACTCGCAGATCGCGCGTCTGGCGCGTGAGCATGTCCGCCGCCTCCAGCGCGAGGGCAAGGAAGTCAAGATCATCACCGTGGGCAAGAAGGGCGCCGACATCCTGCGCCGCGACTTCGCACGGCTGATCATCGAGCGCATCGAACTGCGCGAGGTCAAGCAGGTTGGCTTCGTCAACGCCGACGCGATCGCCAAGAAGATCATCCAGCTCTTCAATGAGGGCGGGTTCGACGTCTGCACGCTGTTCTATTCCGAATTCAAGTCGGTGATCAGCCAGGTGCCGACGGCACAGCAGATCATCCCGGCTTCCGCTCCGGTCGCCGAGGAAGGCGATGCGGCGAACGGCGGCGCCGTCTACGAATACGAACCCGAGGCGGGCGAAATTCTCGCCGACCTCATCCCGCGCAACATATCGGTCCAGATCTTCCGCGCGCTGCTGGAAAACGCGGCCGGCGAGATGGGCGCCAAGATGAGCGCCATGGACAACGCCACGCGCAACGCGGGTGACATGATCAGCCGCCTGACGATCACCTACAACCGTCAGCGCCAGGCGCAGATCACCAAGGAACTGATCGAGATCATTTCGGGCGCCGAGGCGCTCTAA
- the atpA gene encoding F0F1 ATP synthase subunit alpha has translation MDIRAAEISAILKDQIKNFGKEAEVSEVGQVLSVGDGIARVYGLDNVQAGEMVEFPGGIRGMALNLESDNVGVVIFGADRDIKEGDTVKRTGAIVDVPVGKGLLGRVVDALGNPIDGKGPIEAAERRRVDVKAPGIIPRKSVHEPMSTGLKAIDALIPIGRGQRELVIGDRQTGKTAILLDTFLNQKPLNDGDDESQKLYCVYVAVGQKRSTVAQFVKVLEERGALEYSIIIAATASDPAPMQFLAPMAGCAMGEYFRDNGMHALIGYDDLSKQAVAYRQMSLLLRRPPGREAYPGDVFFLHSRLLERAAKLNDDNGKGSLTALPVIETQANDVSAYIPTNVISITDGQIFLETNLFFQGVRPAVNVGLSVSRVGSAAQIKAMKQVAGSIKGELAQYREMAAFAQFGSDLDAATQRLLNRGARLTELLKQPQFSPLKTEEQVAVIFAGVNGYLDKLTIAQVGQFEEGLLTHMRTEGKSVLEAIRTEKALSDDLRGKLKAEIDAFAKNFA, from the coding sequence ATGGACATCCGAGCCGCGGAAATTTCCGCAATTCTCAAAGACCAGATCAAGAATTTCGGCAAGGAGGCCGAGGTCTCCGAAGTCGGGCAGGTCCTGTCCGTCGGTGACGGCATCGCCCGCGTCTACGGCCTCGACAACGTCCAGGCCGGCGAGATGGTCGAGTTCCCCGGCGGCATCCGCGGCATGGCGCTCAACCTCGAAAGCGACAATGTCGGCGTCGTCATCTTCGGTGCCGACCGCGACATCAAGGAAGGCGACACCGTCAAGCGCACCGGCGCCATCGTCGACGTGCCCGTCGGCAAGGGCCTGCTCGGCCGCGTTGTCGACGCGCTGGGCAATCCGATCGACGGCAAAGGCCCGATCGAGGCTGCCGAGCGCCGCCGCGTCGACGTCAAGGCGCCTGGCATCATCCCGCGCAAGTCGGTGCACGAGCCGATGTCGACCGGCCTCAAGGCCATCGACGCGCTGATCCCGATCGGCCGCGGCCAGCGCGAGCTCGTGATCGGCGACCGCCAGACCGGCAAGACCGCCATCCTGCTCGACACCTTCTTGAACCAGAAGCCGCTCAACGACGGCGACGACGAGAGCCAGAAGCTCTACTGCGTCTACGTCGCGGTCGGCCAGAAGCGCTCCACCGTGGCGCAGTTCGTCAAGGTGCTGGAGGAGCGCGGCGCGCTCGAATATTCCATCATCATCGCGGCCACCGCGTCCGACCCGGCGCCGATGCAGTTCCTGGCCCCAATGGCCGGCTGCGCGATGGGCGAGTATTTCCGCGACAACGGCATGCACGCGCTGATCGGCTACGACGACCTGTCCAAGCAGGCCGTGGCCTACCGCCAGATGTCGCTGCTGCTGCGCCGCCCGCCCGGGCGCGAAGCCTATCCGGGCGACGTCTTCTTCCTCCATTCGCGCCTGCTGGAGCGTGCGGCCAAGCTCAACGACGACAACGGCAAGGGCTCGCTGACCGCGCTTCCCGTCATCGAGACGCAGGCCAACGACGTGTCGGCCTACATCCCGACCAACGTGATCTCGATCACCGACGGCCAGATCTTCCTCGAGACCAACCTGTTCTTCCAGGGCGTGCGTCCGGCGGTCAACGTCGGCCTCTCGGTGTCGCGCGTCGGTTCGGCGGCGCAGATCAAGGCGATGAAGCAGGTCGCCGGCTCGATCAAGGGCGAGCTCGCGCAGTACCGCGAGATGGCGGCCTTCGCGCAGTTCGGTTCGGATCTCGACGCGGCCACGCAGCGTCTGCTCAACCGCGGCGCCCGCCTGACGGAGCTTCTGAAGCAGCCGCAGTTTTCACCGCTCAAGACGGAAGAGCAGGTCGCGGTCATCTTCGCGGGCGTGAACGGCTATCTCGACAAGCTGACGATCGCCCAGGTCGGCCAGTTCGAAGAGGGCCTGCTCACCCACATGCGCACGGAAGGCAAATCCGTTCTCGAGGCGATCCGCACCGAGAAGGCGCTTTCCGACGACCTGCGCGGCAAGCTGAAGGCCGAGATCGACGCCTTCGCGAAGAACTTCGCGTAA
- a CDS encoding F0F1 ATP synthase subunit delta — translation MAKSTSPVSDVAGRYAGSLFELALEQNVVEKVESDLDDFEALLSESTDLKRLIESPVFSADDQYKAISAFVARAKMSDLVGNFLRVVARNRRLFAVPGMIRAFRAIAAEQRGEIVADITSAHPLSPEQDRELKSALTGIAGKTVTMKVTVDPSLLGGLIVKMGSRQIDTSLKTKLNSLKLALKEVG, via the coding sequence GTGGCAAAGTCTACATCGCCAGTTTCCGACGTTGCAGGGCGCTATGCCGGTTCGCTTTTCGAACTGGCGCTCGAACAGAACGTCGTGGAGAAGGTCGAATCCGACCTCGACGATTTCGAGGCACTGCTCTCCGAGAGTACGGACCTGAAGCGCCTGATCGAAAGCCCCGTCTTTTCCGCCGACGACCAGTACAAGGCGATCTCCGCTTTCGTGGCGCGCGCCAAGATGTCGGATCTGGTCGGCAATTTCCTGCGCGTCGTGGCGCGCAACCGTCGCCTCTTCGCGGTGCCGGGCATGATCAGGGCCTTCCGGGCGATCGCCGCCGAGCAGCGCGGCGAGATCGTCGCCGACATCACCTCAGCGCATCCGCTCTCGCCCGAACAGGACCGCGAGCTCAAGTCGGCGCTCACCGGCATCGCCGGCAAGACCGTGACCATGAAGGTCACCGTCGATCCTTCACTTCTCGGCGGCCTCATCGTGAAGATGGGCTCGCGCCAGATCGACACGTCGCTCAAGACAAAACTTAATTCGCTCAAGCTCGCACTTAAAGAGGTCGGCTGA
- the atpD gene encoding F0F1 ATP synthase subunit beta → MAKAATPKAPAAEKAPAKRAPRKTAPAATGAEATAEAFSKAVATGKVAQVIGAVVDVSFEDKLPAILNALETDNGGNRLVLEVAQHLGENTVRCIAMDSTEGLVRGQEVADTGQPIMVPVGDETLGRILNVIGEPVDEAGPVVTQSKRAIHQDAPLYVDQSTEAQILVTGIKVVDLLAPYARGGKIGLFGGAGVGKTVLIQELINNVAKAHGGYSVFAGVGERTREGNDLYHEMIESGVNKDPHEHGGSTEGSKCALVFGQMNEPPGARARVALSGLTIAEHFRDQGQDVLFFVDNIFRFTQAGSEVSALLGRIPSAVGYQPTLATDMGTMQERITTTNKGSITSVQAIYVPADDLTDPAPATSFAHLDATTVLNRAISEKGIYPAVDPLDSTSRMLDPMIVGEEHYRVARSVQEILQRYKSLQDIIAILGMDELSEEDKVTVARARKIERFLSQPFFVAEVFTGSPGQLVPIEDTIRSFKGLVAGEYDHLPEAAFYMVGSIDMAIEKAQRLAAEAA, encoded by the coding sequence ATGGCTAAAGCAGCTACCCCGAAGGCACCGGCCGCCGAGAAGGCGCCGGCCAAGCGCGCCCCGCGCAAGACCGCGCCGGCGGCGACCGGCGCCGAAGCCACAGCCGAGGCGTTCTCCAAGGCGGTCGCGACCGGCAAGGTCGCCCAGGTCATCGGCGCCGTCGTCGACGTGTCCTTCGAGGACAAGCTTCCGGCGATCCTGAATGCGCTGGAAACCGACAATGGCGGTAATCGTCTCGTGCTCGAGGTCGCGCAGCACCTCGGCGAAAATACCGTGCGCTGCATTGCGATGGACTCCACCGAGGGTCTCGTGCGCGGCCAGGAAGTGGCCGACACCGGCCAGCCGATCATGGTGCCGGTCGGCGACGAGACGCTCGGCCGCATCCTCAACGTCATCGGCGAGCCCGTCGACGAGGCCGGCCCTGTCGTCACCCAGTCCAAGCGCGCCATCCACCAGGACGCGCCGCTCTACGTCGACCAGTCGACCGAGGCCCAAATCCTCGTCACCGGCATCAAGGTCGTCGACCTCCTGGCTCCCTATGCCCGCGGCGGCAAGATCGGCCTGTTTGGCGGCGCCGGCGTCGGCAAGACCGTGCTGATCCAGGAACTGATCAACAACGTCGCGAAGGCGCACGGCGGCTACTCCGTGTTCGCCGGCGTCGGCGAGCGCACCCGCGAGGGCAACGATCTCTACCACGAGATGATCGAGTCCGGCGTGAACAAGGACCCGCATGAGCACGGCGGCTCGACCGAAGGCTCCAAGTGCGCGCTGGTGTTCGGCCAGATGAACGAGCCGCCCGGCGCCCGCGCCCGCGTCGCGCTCTCCGGCCTCACCATCGCCGAGCACTTCCGCGACCAGGGCCAGGACGTGCTGTTCTTCGTCGACAACATCTTCCGCTTCACCCAGGCTGGCTCCGAGGTGTCGGCACTTCTGGGCCGCATTCCTTCGGCTGTCGGCTACCAGCCGACGCTGGCGACCGACATGGGCACCATGCAGGAGCGCATCACGACCACCAACAAGGGCTCGATCACGTCCGTGCAGGCCATCTACGTGCCGGCCGACGATCTGACCGACCCTGCGCCGGCGACCTCGTTCGCCCACCTCGATGCCACGACCGTGCTCAACCGCGCGATCTCCGAGAAGGGCATCTACCCGGCCGTCGATCCGCTGGACTCGACCTCGCGCATGCTCGACCCGATGATCGTCGGTGAGGAGCACTACCGCGTCGCCCGTTCGGTGCAGGAAATCCTCCAGCGCTACAAGTCGCTGCAGGACATCATCGCGATCCTGGGCATGGACGAGCTTTCCGAAGAGGACAAGGTCACCGTCGCCCGGGCGCGCAAGATCGAGCGCTTCCTGTCGCAGCCCTTCTTCGTCGCCGAGGTGTTCACCGGTTCGCCGGGCCAGCTCGTGCCGATCGAGGACACGATCCGTTCCTTCAAGGGCCTCGTCGCCGGCGAATACGATCACCTGCCGGAAGCCGCCTTCTACATGGTCGGCTCGATCGACATGGCGATCGAGAAGGCACAGCGGCTGGCGGCGGAAGCGGCGTAA
- a CDS encoding RNA pyrophosphohydrolase, producing MAKRPVDPESLPYRPCVGVMVLNREGLVWAGRRIHVTDGEMAGATKLWQMPQGGIDTGEEPLPAARRELYEETGMRSVSLLGETPGWINYDLPPDLVGIALKGKYRGQTQKWFAFRFEGDETEIAIDAPPGGHEAEFDQWAWKPVDDLPDLIVPFKRKVYDQVIAAFRHFAA from the coding sequence ATGGCGAAGCGCCCCGTCGATCCGGAGAGCCTGCCCTACCGACCCTGTGTCGGCGTCATGGTGCTCAATCGCGAAGGCCTGGTCTGGGCCGGGCGCCGCATCCACGTCACCGATGGCGAGATGGCGGGTGCCACCAAGCTTTGGCAGATGCCGCAGGGCGGCATCGATACCGGCGAGGAGCCGCTACCGGCGGCCCGGCGCGAGCTCTACGAGGAGACCGGCATGCGCAGCGTTTCGCTGCTCGGCGAGACGCCCGGCTGGATCAACTACGACCTGCCGCCCGATCTCGTCGGCATAGCGCTGAAGGGCAAGTATCGCGGCCAGACACAGAAATGGTTCGCCTTCCGCTTCGAGGGCGACGAGACCGAGATCGCGATCGACGCGCCTCCGGGCGGGCACGAGGCGGAGTTCGACCAGTGGGCCTGGAAGCCGGTCGACGACCTGCCCGACCTCATCGTGCCGTTCAAGCGCAAGGTCTACGACCAGGTCATCGCGGCGTTCCGGCATTTCGCGGCTTGA